One genomic segment of Chelonia mydas isolate rCheMyd1 chromosome 1, rCheMyd1.pri.v2, whole genome shotgun sequence includes these proteins:
- the CD200R1 gene encoding cell surface glycoprotein CD200 receptor 1 isoform X1 — MKAKADMNCVGKTFCAFVLLTVSVAMVQIDNIGVSKIAGSSINLTCGDISRRDLVSVIWKIRPRNGNHCTLAYRTDQNKTDRTNCNERMDWKSSPETDSALQIRQVTLTDEGCYSCETVNSDGTFNQTYTLTVLVPPEVTLTCDSNGAAVCKAAAGKPAAQVSWDPNRDPKTELEYHPDGTVTVLSIYSPEETNITCFVSHLAWNTSQSKECQSDMFLQYFAISAGLLGILFILALIFLCKLHRGRICYKSKIPETAPTHNLQDSNEQQELEPYASYVQKENTIYNTVYEVTVSEDLPPGLQSET, encoded by the exons ATGAAAGCAAAAGCTGACATGAATTGTGTTGGGAAGACTTTTTGTGCCTTCGTGCTGCTCACCGTCTCTGTGGCCATGGTACAAATAG ATAACATCGGAGTGTCTAAGATAGCTGGTTCCAGCATTAATCTGACCTGTGGTGACATTTCAAGGCGGGATCTGGTATCAGTAATATGGAAGATAAGACCAAGGAATGGAAATCACTGCACACTGGCATACAGAACTGATCAGAACAAGACAGACAGAACAAACTGCAATGAGAGAATGGATTGGAAATCTAGCCCTGAAACTGATAGTGCCCTTCAGATACGGCAAGTGACACTCACAGATGAGGGATGTTATAGCTGTGAAACTGTAAACAGCGATGGAACTTTCAATCAAACCTACACTCTGACTGTATTAG TCCCTCCTGAAGTGACCTTGACCTGTGATAGTAACGGGGCCGCTGTGTGCAAGGCAGCTGCAGGGAAACCAGCTGCACAGGTCTCTTGGGACCCAAACAGGGATCCCAAGACTGAGCTTGAATATCACCCAGATGGGACAGTGACTGTGCTCAGTATATACAGCCCCGAAGAGACTAATATAACCTGCTTTGTCTCTCATCTGGCTTGGAACACAAGCCAATCCAAGGAATGCCAATCAG ACATGTTTCTTCAGTATTTCGCCATCTCTGCTGGTCTCCTGGGCATCCTCTTCATTTTGGCTTTAATTTTCCTCTGTAAGCTCCACCGTGGCAG AATTTGTTATAAGTCCAAAATCCCTGAGACTGCTCCCACACACAACCTGCAG GATAGTAATGAGCAGCAGGAGTTGGAGCCCTACGCCAGCTATGTGCAGAAGGAAAACACAATCTACAACACAGTGTATGAAGTAACAGTGAGTGAAGACCTCCCACCAGGGCTCCAGTCAGAAACGTGA
- the CD200R1 gene encoding cell surface glycoprotein CD200 receptor 1 isoform X2: MKAKADMNCVGKTFCAFVLLTVSVAMVQIDNIGVSKIAGSSINLTCGDISRRDLVSVIWKIRPRNGNHCTLAYRTDQNKTDRTNCNERMDWKSSPETDSALQIRQVTLTDEGCYSCETVNSDGTFNQTYTLTVLVPPEVTLTCDSNGAAVCKAAAGKPAAQVSWDPNRDPKTELEYHPDGTVTVLSIYSPEETNITCFVSHLAWNTSQSKECQSEFVISPKSLRLLPHTTCRIVMSSRSWSPTPAMCRRKTQSTTQCMK; the protein is encoded by the exons ATGAAAGCAAAAGCTGACATGAATTGTGTTGGGAAGACTTTTTGTGCCTTCGTGCTGCTCACCGTCTCTGTGGCCATGGTACAAATAG ATAACATCGGAGTGTCTAAGATAGCTGGTTCCAGCATTAATCTGACCTGTGGTGACATTTCAAGGCGGGATCTGGTATCAGTAATATGGAAGATAAGACCAAGGAATGGAAATCACTGCACACTGGCATACAGAACTGATCAGAACAAGACAGACAGAACAAACTGCAATGAGAGAATGGATTGGAAATCTAGCCCTGAAACTGATAGTGCCCTTCAGATACGGCAAGTGACACTCACAGATGAGGGATGTTATAGCTGTGAAACTGTAAACAGCGATGGAACTTTCAATCAAACCTACACTCTGACTGTATTAG TCCCTCCTGAAGTGACCTTGACCTGTGATAGTAACGGGGCCGCTGTGTGCAAGGCAGCTGCAGGGAAACCAGCTGCACAGGTCTCTTGGGACCCAAACAGGGATCCCAAGACTGAGCTTGAATATCACCCAGATGGGACAGTGACTGTGCTCAGTATATACAGCCCCGAAGAGACTAATATAACCTGCTTTGTCTCTCATCTGGCTTGGAACACAAGCCAATCCAAGGAATGCCAATCAG AATTTGTTATAAGTCCAAAATCCCTGAGACTGCTCCCACACACAACCTGCAG GATAGTAATGAGCAGCAGGAGTTGGAGCCCTACGCCAGCTATGTGCAGAAGGAAAACACAATCTACAACACAGTGTATGAAGTAA